The genomic window CATTTACTACAACCGGATGTTCTGCAATAACAATCGGTTTCCCTGGAAGCATATCGGCCAGTAATTTTGCTTCATTTGGTTGAATGGCAATCAAAGCATCGGCTAGTGATAACAGTTCAATTTCATGTTTTTCTGAAAATTTTCCTCGTTGCTGAGGCACCCCTGCCGCTCGTTCGCTTTTCTGGCGCTGGCTGAGTACATCAATGGTATCAATTACTGACAGGACTCCATGTTTACGAGCCACTATTGTAGAAGTTGCTGCTGAAAAGACATATTCAGCAATGATTGCAATGGGTCGTAATTTTGTACACAGTTCATCCAGTAGTAGCATTGCCGGAGGATGAATTTTTCCCAGAGGATTTTTATGAGAAAATGCCGCTAATTCTTTTGCATACCGAGATGATAGGGAGCAACGGGCTGATATAGAAATGATTTCATACCTAATTCTCCTTAGCAAGTTGCGGCGCACTGAAATGGCGTGGGGATAAGCAATCCATACGCCGTCAAAGCCATTTTTTAATGGAGCTAAATCGGAGCCGTTAGCAGCCGGCATAACTAGACCGACATGATAAAATTTCCGAAGCCACTGAGCCATCTCCCAAATGCGCACTGCTGCACCATTTTGGAGCGGATAAGGTGCAACAACAGAGTAAATTATTACCCAATCTTTTTTTGGGGATTTCATCACAGCTTTGCAGAGAAATATTTATTTATAATGAAGCCGGCGTAATACACTGGAAACAGTGCGCTTTACTAAATATATCAGTAAATCGCAGTAGGTCATCATATCCACAGCTTTTTCCTGAAAGCGCACCAACCGCCGCCGAGCGACTTCCGGTTGACCCAAATTAAAGTTGATAGAAATAAGTTCAGTTTCTTGCATCGGTCGATCTCTAAATGTTTTGGCTTCGGGGTATATTCTAGGATAAGAAATGATTTCGCCGGTGGTGGCAAAGTTGCCGGTTTCAGCTAATCGCATCCAAAGTTCAACATCTAAAGCATATTCCAACCGTTCATTCACTCCACCAATTGCGGCAAATTGTTTAGCAGAAAATAGACAGGACGGTTGATGAAAGTGGGCTTCCACTTGTGTACCCCAATCCCCGATCTGAGCTTTGTTGCCCACGCGCGGCGTCAGGCTGCGTAAAGGCTTGCCGGTGATGTCTATCTCCTGGTTAGCACCCACCCAGGCAACACAATCAGGTTGTTTTTGTCGCAGTTGAACGAGGGTGGCTAATCCCCCTGGATGGTAATAATCATCGGAATTAAGCCACCCAAAAATTTCTCCCGTCGCTTTATTAAATCCTTTATTAATGGCATGAGATTGACCACTATCTGGTTCGCTAACCCAGTAAGAAATCCACTGCTCGTATTTGCGAATGATTTCTAAACTGTTATCGGTGCTGCCACCGTCAATGATGATGTATTCTATGTTGGGATAGCCCTGAAGTAAAACTGAGCGGATAGTCTCTTCAATAAACTGTCCTTGGTTGTAACTTGGGGTGACAATACTAACTCGTGGCCAAGGAGAGCCATCAGGCATTGTATCAGGAAGTTGTGAACTTTCTTGTGTCCAAGGCCAGCCGGTTTTGCCGGCAGAGGGTAGAGGAAGTTCACTGAGAGTTGGACAGCGTCTCGCACACATTCCTAATTCTGGGGTTTTAATAGGTATTTATTCAATTTGATCCTATCTCTTTCTCTCTGCTTTTTTGATATTGGCGCAATGAAAGCACGCTCATTGCCACATACCAAGCGTAGAAGAAGCTTAAGAAAATTCCTAGCAAGCCCCCGCGAATCCCGTTATACGTGAAGAGATTATGTATAAGTGCAGAACCGATTGATTTAAACCAACTATGCCAATAAAATCGCTCACCTCGTTCATATCTTGACTTTCCTTCAAGCTTAATATAACGCCAGTGTTTCTCAAACATTTGACGATAGGAATCTACCCAATAATGCTTAAGGTAATAATTAGGTTGCCGAGGTAAAGTAGTGCTGATATAGCCATTTATTATTTGTACAGGTTGATGCACATAGACGCTAAATTTGCTCCTGTGTTTGTGAAGCACAGCCTGCTTGAGCTGCTCTTTTCCCCAAATAGTAAAGTTGAGGGGGTTATTTTTGAAGTAGAATTGCCGAGGAAGGTTGATTAATCCAAGATTTGGTTGTTGAGTAATGAGCCAGCGCAGCTCATCTTCAACCTTAGCCGGTAACACTTCATCGGGATCTAAAAAAATAACCCAATCGTTTCTAGCATAAGTTACGGCTTTCTCTCGAATGTGTTCTACTATCGGAACTCTCTCATGGTGGACAACTTCTGCTCCGCATTGCTGAGCAATTTCTACTGATGCGTCTGTAGAACCCAAATCCACAACAATTAGCTGTTCGCAAAATCTCAGACTATTCAGGCAGTCTCGCAACCGCCG from Microcoleus sp. FACHB-672 includes these protein-coding regions:
- a CDS encoding glycosyltransferase, coding for MKSPKKDWVIIYSVVAPYPLQNGAAVRIWEMAQWLRKFYHVGLVMPAANGSDLAPLKNGFDGVWIAYPHAISVRRNLLRRIRYEIISISARCSLSSRYAKELAAFSHKNPLGKIHPPAMLLLDELCTKLRPIAIIAEYVFSAATSTIVARKHGVLSVIDTIDVLSQRQKSERAAGVPQQRGKFSEKHEIELLSLADALIAIQPNEAKLLADMLPGKPIVIAEHPVVVNEYPSTTTNNSYILFVSSQAKHNIHALRIFLERQWPIIRQTVPETEFHICGNVSHHFSEVTTRENAVVFHGFCPDIASYYQKATIAINPVNYGSGLKIKSVEALAYGKCLVSTPIGADGLEEHAGRAFVSVEVDQMHEAIIELLRDPHRRQMLETEALNLAKQRFSPEVCFYDLTQLLEITSRNQQN
- a CDS encoding glycosyltransferase family 2 protein, which translates into the protein MCARRCPTLSELPLPSAGKTGWPWTQESSQLPDTMPDGSPWPRVSIVTPSYNQGQFIEETIRSVLLQGYPNIEYIIIDGGSTDNSLEIIRKYEQWISYWVSEPDSGQSHAINKGFNKATGEIFGWLNSDDYYHPGGLATLVQLRQKQPDCVAWVGANQEIDITGKPLRSLTPRVGNKAQIGDWGTQVEAHFHQPSCLFSAKQFAAIGGVNERLEYALDVELWMRLAETGNFATTGEIISYPRIYPEAKTFRDRPMQETELISINFNLGQPEVARRRLVRFQEKAVDMMTYCDLLIYLVKRTVSSVLRRLHYK
- a CDS encoding glycosyltransferase; the encoded protein is MQEPTALNSPPPASQQKIQFTGIAVTYNEARRLRDCLNSLRFCEQLIVVDLGSTDASVEIAQQCGAEVVHHERVPIVEHIREKAVTYARNDWVIFLDPDEVLPAKVEDELRWLITQQPNLGLINLPRQFYFKNNPLNFTIWGKEQLKQAVLHKHRSKFSVYVHQPVQIINGYISTTLPRQPNYYLKHYWVDSYRQMFEKHWRYIKLEGKSRYERGERFYWHSWFKSIGSALIHNLFTYNGIRGGLLGIFLSFFYAWYVAMSVLSLRQYQKSREKEIGSN